The window CGCCGACGTCGGAACTGACAGCCGACGAACGATCGGCGATCAGCGATTTCGCCGACGCCGGCGGCGCGGTCGTCCTGATCGGGACGGCCGCCGATACCGACGCGCTCGAGCACTTCGAGCCGCTCCTCGAGGAGCTCGGAACGGACGTCGGGTTCACCGAACATGCGGTTACTGATTCGAACAACGCCCTCGCTGGCGACCCGTCGGTTCCGACGACGAGCAACTTTGACGACGGGTTTGCGGAGTTGTTCACGCCGTTTACGTCCGACGACGCGGCAGCAGACAGTGGCGTCGAAATCACCGACCTCGACGAGGAGGCGGAGTACGTCATCCTCGAGAACACCGGCTCGGAGTCGGTTTCTCTCGAGGGCTGGGCGCTTGCCGATGCCCACGGCGGCGAATACGAATTCTCCTCGTTGACGCTGACGAGCGGCGAGACGGTGGTGATCTATACGGACCAAACATCGTCCGTCCCCGACGCTGATTACGATCGAGATTGGGGAAGTCCGGGATACCAGGGATACGTCTGGAGTAACGACGGCGAGACGGCTACCCTCGAGGACGCCAATGGACGCGTCGTCGATACGTTGACGTACTGATCGTCGATCGACCTCGGGCGTACCGGCTCTGATTTCGATCGATCACTCGCACGTATTTTCTATAGTAGTACGCTACCGTACATATCCGAATTAAATAAGTTAATACTGACACGTCCTGATAGCTTTTCGACAGGAGAGAAATGACACCCTCCAGTAATTCGCCCACCCCCTCCGAGGCGGATATCTTCGACGTGCTATCGAATCCCCGCCGACGCCACGTGGTCCGCGTCCTCGAACGGCAGGGTGAGGCCGTGAGTCTCGACACGCTCGCCCGCCGAGTCGCCGCAGCGGAGAACGACATTCGTCTCGAGGAGGTCAGCTATCACCAACGAAAACGGGTTTACACCGCACTCCAGCAAGGGCACCTGCCGACGATGGACGATTGCGGTGTCATCGCTTTCGACAGGGATCGAGGTATAATAACGCCTACTGACGGATTGACGGACGTAGAACGCTACCTGTCCGCCGTTCACGGCGACGGGCGTTCCCGGGACAACTACTCCGCTATCGTTTCTACCGTCGCTGTCGCTACGATCACAGCGGCGTGGATCGGCGCGTGGCCGTTCTCGCTTCTGGCGTGGTTTCACTGGACGGTGGTTCTCCTCGTCCTCTTCGTCGCGTCGACGGCCGTACAGACCGGTGCGTTGCCTCGAGTGGAACTGGAGTGATCCTACCCGATCGACGGCTGTCGGCTGGTCTCAACGCCGTTACCGCAGCGTTCGATCTAGGAACGTACCGATCGCGTCCGGACCTGCTGGCGGTTGATCGGCGAGCGCCGGCTCCGTCGTCTCGCCTTCCTCGAGATGCGCCGTCGCCGTTACGCGCTGTGCGGGCTGGGTGGTCTCGAGAACGGCCATCGCCGTCCGCTCGGAGTCGGCGCCCCAGACGTGGCCGAGGTCGTACAGTTCGTAGAACGTCGCGTCGACCCCGGCATCGGCCAACGCATCGAACAGCAGTCGGCTCTGCTCGACGGAAACGACCTGATCCTGACGGCCGTGCATGAGGCAAAACGGCGGCGTGTCCTCCGTTACGTAGGTGATCGGACTCGCACAGCGGGCGCGATCCTCGTGTTCCGAGACTGGACCGCCCAGTAGGAACGACTCGAGCGACTCTTCGCCGCCCGGCAACTCGAGCAGGTCGTGGATCCCGTACCAGTCGACGACGGCCTGGACGGCTCCCGACTCGTCGGGTGCGACCGCCTTCGCGACGGCCTCGTTTGGGTACACGTCCCCGGCGATCTCCGTGACGTCGTCGACCACGCCGGCCAGCGCCGCCAGATGCCCGCCTGCGGAGGAGCCCCACGTCGCGACCCGCTCGCCGTCGAAGCCGTACTCGTCGGCGCTCGCGCGGAGCCACCTGATCGCGGCCTTCACGTCGACGATGGGGTCGGGGAAGACGCCCCGCGGTGTCGGATTCTCAGGATCGGTCTCGAACGGTACGTCCTCGTCTTCTGGAACTTCCGCCAGTCGGTAGCTCACGCTCGCCATCGCGCAGTCCCACTCGGCCGCGAACCGCTCGAGGTCGGGGGCGTTCTTCCGAGTCTCGAAGACCCAGCCGCCGCCGTGAATGTAGACGACCAGCGGCGTCGGCCCGTCGGTCTCAGTTTCGGGGACGTAGAGGTCGAGTTTCATCTCGCCGGCCTCGCGCTCGACGTAGGTGATGTCCTCGTAGGCGGTCACTGACGCCGATTCGGTCCTGTCTCTCGATTCGCCGCCGTCCGTTCGCGTCTCGTTCGTGGACGCCGCCTCGTCGCTCGTGTTGGAATTCGAACAGCCCGCCATTACGACCGTTCCGAACGCACCGCTTGCGTCTAAAAATTCCCGTCTCGGTACCGTCTTCCGGTTGTTCGATCGCATAACGGGGTTCACCACGGATCTACACAGAGATGGATATTGCCGTCGGTGACTGAGGCCACAAAAACGGCTGCGTGGATGTTCGGCGCCGAAGAAAACCAGAACGGCGGGTGGATCGTCGATCGCGATCGGAGGTCCCGACAGCGACGTTAGAACGGGAACAGCGAGTCGGCCTCGAGATCGCGCTCGATCAGTTCGATCTCGTGGCCGTCCTGATCCTTGGTGAATGCGTACATGTTGTCGTTGCTCTCGGGATCGCGGTAGTCGTCGGCCTCGCGCTCGAGCAGTTGGTCCCAATCGTCCTGCAGGTCGTCGACGCGGACGCAGAGGTGGCCCCAGGCGTCGCCCTGCTCGTAGCTGCGGCCGTCGTAGTTGTAGGTGAGTTCGACGGACATCGCCTCCTCGGGGGCGTCGCGGGGCTCGACGAAGTAGTTCGCGAAGGTGTCGGCCTCCCAGCGGCCGACCTCGTCGTACTCGAACTTGCGCGTCCAGAAGCCGAGCGCCTCGTCGGCGTCCTCGACGCGGATCATGGTGTGGTCGATCGACCAGAGCGCGCCCGCGTCGGGGTCCCGCTGGACGATCTCGATCTCGTGGCCGTCGGGATCCTTGACGAACGCGTAGTCGCCGCCGCAGGACTCGGGATCGCGGTAGTCGTCGACGCCCTCGTCCATCAGCTGCTGGTAGTAGTCCTCGAGTTCGCCGTCGGGAACGCGGACGGCGATGTGGCCCCAGGCGTCGCCCACGTCGGGCTCTTCGCCCTCGTTGTGGGTGATCTCGAGCATCGCCCCGTCCTCGTGCATGTCCTCGGGGCCCAGATAGACGATGGTGAAGCCGTCGCCCTCGTAGCGGTCCTTCTCCTCGTACTCGAGGTGGGTCTGGTACCAGTCCAGCGACTCCTCCAGATCGGCGACGCGAATCATCGTGTGGTCGAGGATTCCGTCCATACGCGAAACATCGCCTGCGGACCGCAAAAACGTGGCGGAGGCGGCGAAGCGGCCGATTAGTCGCCGCCGAACTCGGACTCGCCGTCGCGGTCCTGCTCCCGGTCGTACTCGTGCTCGTGCTCGGGGCCGCCCTCGAGCGGTTCCTCCTCCGCGGCGATCGGGTGCAGTCCCTTCCGAGCCGCGTCGAGTTCGGAGAGCCCGTACACGAGGGCGGTCAGCAGGACGACGCCCAGCGGCAGAAAGACCAGCGGCGAGACGCCGAGGTACCCGTTGAGCAAGTAACAGACCACGACGACGACCATGACCGTGACGGCGTAGGGGAGTTGCGTGCGCACGTGATCGATTAGATCTGCGCCGGTGAACGTCGCGGACAGCACCGTCGTATCGGAGATCGGCGAGGAATGGTCGCCGAAGATCGCCCCCGAGAAGACGGCGCCGACGACGATCGGCATGGCGTCGAAGCCGCCGGTGAGTTCGTAGGCGAGTTCGATCGCGATCGGTGTCACGATCCCCATCGTCGCCCACGACGAGCCCATCGTGAACGCGATGAACGCGGCGGCGAAGAGGACGACGATCGGGAGCAACGCGGTCGGTACGGCGTCGCCGACGAGGTTCGTGACGTAGGTCCCCGTCTCGAGCGCCTCGGCGACGCTGCTGATCGTCCACGCGAGCACGAGGATCGTGACCGCGGTCAGCATGAGCCGGAAGCCGTCGAGAACGGTGTCGACCGCGGTGTCGAGATCGAAGAGGCCGTAGGCGATTCCGATCGCGATCGCAGTCGCGACCATCGCGAACGAGCCCCACACGAGCGCGCCGGCGAAGTCGCCGGCGCCGACGATGTCGACGAACACCTGTACGTACCCGTCGGCGACTGCTGCGCCTTGGATGGTGGTCGGCGCGCCGGCCTCGGCCTGCGACGACGTCCACGACTGGTAGCCGGTCCAGAACGCACCGGCCAGCGTGACCGCGATGAGGACGACGACCGGCGCGAAGAACGTCCGCAACATCGGTCGGTCCTCGATCGGTGCGCCCAGATCCTTCTCGACCTCCTGGAGCGGCTGGGCGTCCTCGCGGCTCACCCGCCCGGTCGACCGGGCGCGGTGCTCGGCGTCGAGCATCTCGCCGTAATCGCGGCCGGTGTAGACGACCAGTCCGACCATCACGATCGCCAGCAAGGCGTACGTGTTGTAGGGAATCGACCGCACGAACGTCTCGAAGGCGGTTGGTGCTCCCTCCGCGCCGAGGCTCCCGTAGGCGTCGCCGATCAGCGAGAGCTGAAAGGCGACCCAGCTCGAGAGGGCGATCGTCGCGACGGGAGCGGCCGTCGAGTCGACGATATAGGAGAGCTTCTCGCGGGAAATCCGGAGTTGATCCGAGATTTCGCGCATCGTGGAGCCGACGATAGCCGTGTTGGCGTAATCGTCGAAGAACATAGCCATCCCGAGGACCCAGGTCGTCAGGCCGACCGTCCGCTGAGTCTGCAGCCGGGCCGTGGCCCACTCGCGGACGGCGGTCGCGCCGCCGAGGCGCCAGATGAGCGCGACGCCGGATCCCAGCAGGAGTGTAAACAGCAGGATCTGGACGTGGAAGCCGTCATCGGCGATGATCGCGCCGACGATCCAGTCAAACGTCTGCGCGATGCCGAGGCTCTCGGTGTAGATGACTGCGCCCGACCAGATCCCCAGGAACAGCGACAGCATCGGCCGACGGGTCGCGATCGCGAGGACGATCGCCAGCAGCGGCGGCACGAGCGACAGGGCCCCGAATTCGGACATACCCGGTCACTCGACTGAGCAAGCGGATAATATTGCGGATTCCTCCGGTGGCGGGACTTTCAGCAACGAGTACACGACCCGACGAAACCGAAGAAACGAGGCTCGAGATTTGACGCCTCAGCGGCGGAGAATCAGCTTCAGTACGTCCTCGTCCTCGAGCACGTGGTCCTTTCCGACCTGCTGTTCGTCGTGGGTCGCGCTCGGGCCGGTGACGCGGGCGAAGCGGAACCGCTCTTCCATCTCGCCGCCGAGTTTCTGGATGGCCTCGCCGACGGTCGATCCCTCCTCGATGACCAGCGGCTCCTCCCAGTCGACGCCCCGTCCCGGCTTGTCCATGTAGACGCGGATGAG is drawn from Halopiger aswanensis and contains these coding sequences:
- a CDS encoding DUF7344 domain-containing protein, translating into MTPSSNSPTPSEADIFDVLSNPRRRHVVRVLERQGEAVSLDTLARRVAAAENDIRLEEVSYHQRKRVYTALQQGHLPTMDDCGVIAFDRDRGIITPTDGLTDVERYLSAVHGDGRSRDNYSAIVSTVAVATITAAWIGAWPFSLLAWFHWTVVLLVLFVASTAVQTGALPRVELE
- a CDS encoding alpha/beta hydrolase gives rise to the protein MAGCSNSNTSDEAASTNETRTDGGESRDRTESASVTAYEDITYVEREAGEMKLDLYVPETETDGPTPLVVYIHGGGWVFETRKNAPDLERFAAEWDCAMASVSYRLAEVPEDEDVPFETDPENPTPRGVFPDPIVDVKAAIRWLRASADEYGFDGERVATWGSSAGGHLAALAGVVDDVTEIAGDVYPNEAVAKAVAPDESGAVQAVVDWYGIHDLLELPGGEESLESFLLGGPVSEHEDRARCASPITYVTEDTPPFCLMHGRQDQVVSVEQSRLLFDALADAGVDATFYELYDLGHVWGADSERTAMAVLETTQPAQRVTATAHLEEGETTEPALADQPPAGPDAIGTFLDRTLR
- a CDS encoding VOC family protein; translated protein: MDGILDHTMIRVADLEESLDWYQTHLEYEEKDRYEGDGFTIVYLGPEDMHEDGAMLEITHNEGEEPDVGDAWGHIAVRVPDGELEDYYQQLMDEGVDDYRDPESCGGDYAFVKDPDGHEIEIVQRDPDAGALWSIDHTMIRVEDADEALGFWTRKFEYDEVGRWEADTFANYFVEPRDAPEEAMSVELTYNYDGRSYEQGDAWGHLCVRVDDLQDDWDQLLEREADDYRDPESNDNMYAFTKDQDGHEIELIERDLEADSLFPF
- a CDS encoding Na+/H+ antiporter NhaC family protein, with protein sequence MSEFGALSLVPPLLAIVLAIATRRPMLSLFLGIWSGAVIYTESLGIAQTFDWIVGAIIADDGFHVQILLFTLLLGSGVALIWRLGGATAVREWATARLQTQRTVGLTTWVLGMAMFFDDYANTAIVGSTMREISDQLRISREKLSYIVDSTAAPVATIALSSWVAFQLSLIGDAYGSLGAEGAPTAFETFVRSIPYNTYALLAIVMVGLVVYTGRDYGEMLDAEHRARSTGRVSREDAQPLQEVEKDLGAPIEDRPMLRTFFAPVVVLIAVTLAGAFWTGYQSWTSSQAEAGAPTTIQGAAVADGYVQVFVDIVGAGDFAGALVWGSFAMVATAIAIGIAYGLFDLDTAVDTVLDGFRLMLTAVTILVLAWTISSVAEALETGTYVTNLVGDAVPTALLPIVVLFAAAFIAFTMGSSWATMGIVTPIAIELAYELTGGFDAMPIVVGAVFSGAIFGDHSSPISDTTVLSATFTGADLIDHVRTQLPYAVTVMVVVVVCYLLNGYLGVSPLVFLPLGVVLLTALVYGLSELDAARKGLHPIAAEEEPLEGGPEHEHEYDREQDRDGESEFGGD